A single Anatilimnocola floriformis DNA region contains:
- a CDS encoding PA14 domain-containing protein, whose translation MVCRFGLLLGSALLIAGLNPVLRAADVPPRVIPFERYHATAQDAVAAGNLLLGELNCTSCHTADTSLAAHLQKKQAPVLDTVGTRVRPQYLLKFLMDPQKIKPGTTMPNALAGIPEAERTPIVEAIVHFLATTGTTIDTAPLRGGVIRGEAYYHSIGCLACHDPRPAENPPAALPTSIPIGTPSRKYTLSGLTDFLENPLAVRPSGRMPHLNLNPTEARDVASFLLNDLDVAAGLQYSYYEGNWNNLPDFTKLTPKAVGDAESFDLKPAKKKDGFALRFDGTIKVDADTDMLFLLGSDDGSRLSIDGKVVIDNDGVHPFSQKRKPLKLTAGLHSVVVEYFENSGGEELSVLFEAKGKPPQELATLVVAPTPKSTKPAEEPFQVKQELVAKGREHFISLGCASCHSLTIDKELVKAKPLNAATALADLKGVGGCLSESPPKSPRYALDDRQKAALGAALSTAKKQIAPLTEPQQVSLNMVRFNCIACHTRGELGGVEEARNPHFKSDMPEMGDEGRIPPSLTGAGAKLKSEWLKTVMEQGAKDRPYMFTRMPKFGLSNVNTLVAAIEKSDEGLIKPSPKIDIDDEDKKFKAVGRRLVGAQGMSCIKCHTFADKKSTGIQALSLTTMTKRLRDDWFYHYLINPQAYRPGTRMPGGWPNGETQLPMILDGSTPKQIRSIWAYLSDGNKATLPSGLVTGGIELIAFDEAIMYRNFIEGAGSRAIGVGYPEKLNLAFDANELRLAMIWHNGFMDAARHWNGRGQGYEPPLGDNVVKLPDGVPFASLPSAAEAWPKGKAKELGYQFGGYRLGEKRRPTFLYSMNGIQIEDEPSPKGEAGAFVLQRKFTLTANAIASDLNYRAGVGDKIEPVAGGFKINDGVIVRITSGQQAVVRQSNGKSELLVPLTFTSGKANLTIEYDW comes from the coding sequence ATGGTTTGTCGCTTCGGTTTACTATTAGGTTCGGCCCTCCTGATCGCCGGCCTGAATCCGGTTCTTCGCGCTGCTGATGTACCGCCGCGCGTCATTCCTTTCGAGCGCTATCACGCCACCGCACAAGATGCAGTCGCAGCGGGAAATCTGCTGCTGGGCGAACTCAACTGCACGAGCTGCCACACTGCAGATACTTCGCTCGCCGCCCATCTGCAGAAGAAGCAGGCCCCCGTGCTCGACACCGTGGGTACGCGTGTGCGGCCGCAATACTTGTTGAAATTCCTCATGGATCCGCAGAAGATCAAGCCCGGCACGACGATGCCGAACGCTCTCGCAGGCATTCCCGAAGCGGAACGAACGCCCATTGTCGAAGCGATCGTTCACTTCCTCGCGACTACCGGCACGACGATCGATACCGCGCCTCTTCGTGGCGGGGTGATTCGCGGCGAAGCTTATTATCACTCGATTGGCTGTCTCGCCTGTCACGATCCGCGGCCTGCCGAGAATCCGCCGGCCGCGCTGCCAACATCGATTCCCATCGGCACTCCGTCGCGCAAATACACGCTCTCCGGCCTGACGGACTTTCTCGAGAATCCACTGGCTGTTCGTCCGAGCGGCCGCATGCCGCATCTCAATCTGAATCCGACGGAAGCCCGAGATGTTGCTTCGTTTCTGCTGAACGATCTCGATGTCGCGGCTGGCCTGCAGTATTCGTACTACGAGGGAAACTGGAACAACCTTCCCGACTTCACCAAGCTCACGCCGAAGGCCGTCGGTGACGCCGAATCGTTCGATTTGAAACCCGCCAAGAAAAAGGACGGCTTTGCCCTCCGTTTCGATGGCACGATCAAGGTCGATGCCGACACCGACATGCTCTTTCTCCTCGGCAGCGACGACGGTTCGCGGCTGTCGATCGATGGCAAGGTGGTGATCGACAACGACGGCGTGCATCCCTTCAGCCAGAAGCGAAAGCCGCTCAAGCTAACGGCAGGGCTCCACAGCGTGGTGGTCGAATACTTCGAAAACAGCGGTGGCGAAGAGCTGTCGGTGCTGTTCGAAGCCAAGGGCAAGCCGCCGCAAGAATTAGCGACGCTGGTCGTCGCGCCAACGCCAAAGTCGACGAAGCCGGCGGAAGAGCCATTCCAAGTAAAGCAGGAGCTCGTCGCCAAGGGGCGCGAGCATTTCATTTCGCTCGGCTGCGCGAGTTGCCATTCGCTGACGATCGACAAAGAGCTGGTCAAAGCCAAGCCGTTGAATGCAGCGACAGCACTCGCCGATCTGAAGGGCGTCGGCGGTTGCTTGAGCGAATCGCCGCCGAAGTCACCTCGCTATGCACTCGACGATCGGCAAAAAGCCGCCCTCGGCGCTGCGTTGTCGACGGCCAAAAAGCAAATCGCTCCCCTCACCGAACCGCAGCAAGTCAGTTTGAACATGGTTCGCTTCAATTGCATCGCCTGTCACACGCGTGGTGAGCTCGGCGGCGTTGAAGAAGCCCGCAACCCGCACTTCAAATCCGACATGCCGGAAATGGGAGACGAAGGCCGCATTCCACCGTCCCTCACCGGCGCTGGCGCCAAGCTCAAGAGCGAATGGCTGAAGACCGTGATGGAACAGGGAGCGAAGGATCGGCCTTACATGTTCACGCGGATGCCGAAGTTCGGTCTCTCGAATGTGAACACACTGGTCGCAGCGATTGAGAAGAGCGACGAAGGGCTGATCAAGCCGTCGCCGAAGATCGATATTGATGACGAGGATAAAAAGTTCAAAGCCGTGGGTCGTCGCCTGGTCGGCGCGCAAGGCATGTCGTGCATCAAGTGCCACACGTTCGCCGATAAAAAGTCGACGGGTATTCAAGCCTTGAGCCTGACGACCATGACCAAGCGTCTCCGCGACGATTGGTTCTATCATTACCTGATCAACCCGCAGGCCTATCGCCCCGGCACCCGCATGCCCGGCGGCTGGCCAAACGGCGAGACGCAGTTGCCGATGATTCTCGACGGCAGCACACCGAAGCAGATTCGTTCGATCTGGGCGTATCTGTCGGATGGAAACAAAGCGACGCTCCCCTCGGGACTCGTGACTGGCGGCATCGAGCTCATCGCTTTCGATGAGGCGATTATGTATCGCAACTTCATCGAAGGCGCCGGCTCGCGCGCGATCGGGGTGGGTTATCCTGAGAAGCTGAACCTCGCCTTCGATGCCAACGAGCTACGGCTCGCCATGATCTGGCACAACGGCTTCATGGATGCCGCGCGACACTGGAACGGCCGCGGCCAGGGCTACGAACCGCCGCTCGGCGACAACGTCGTAAAGCTTCCCGACGGCGTGCCATTCGCCTCGTTGCCGAGCGCTGCCGAAGCCTGGCCGAAGGGAAAAGCCAAGGAACTAGGTTATCAGTTTGGCGGCTATCGCTTGGGCGAGAAACGTCGGCCGACATTCTTGTATTCGATGAACGGCATTCAGATCGAAGACGAGCCCTCGCCAAAGGGCGAAGCGGGCGCGTTTGTGCTGCAACGGAAATTTACGCTGACGGCGAACGCGATCGCCTCTGATTTGAATTACCGCGCGGGAGTGGGCGACAAGATCGAACCAGTCGCCGGCGGTTTTAAAATCAACGATGGCGTGATCGTGAGAATCACCTCGGGCCAGCAAGCGGTGGTACGTCAAAGCAACGGCAAGAGCGAGTTGCTAGTGCCGCTCACCTTCACCAGCGGTAAGGCGAATTTGACGATTGAGTACGATTGGTAG
- a CDS encoding dienelactone hydrolase family protein — MLECFGYRPDAVLPRAEVLARQEFPEFIREKILFNTTSHFRVPAYLHIPRGLTEPTPAIVDLHSHGGMFMFGKEKVIDFGKNHPTMKIYHEKNYGGRPTATELVKRGYVVITIDAFMFGERRYDAGVDHFHGDRAKMSPEEVTELNRQCRGKESTLAKSLIYAGTCWPGIMAWDDMRTVDYLITRPEVDPRRIGCMGVSLGGWRTNFLAGLDERIAAACVVGFMSTVHPMLERHIDTHSFAHFVPGLHQWLDLPDVVSMLAPKPLLVQQCRQDGLFPFAGMEAAIKKISAAYEKAGVKERFSGRFYDVPHEFNVAMQDEAIKWFDEQLKK, encoded by the coding sequence GTGCTGGAGTGCTTTGGCTATCGTCCTGATGCCGTGTTGCCGCGGGCAGAGGTGCTCGCGCGGCAGGAATTCCCCGAGTTCATTCGGGAAAAGATTCTCTTCAACACGACATCGCACTTTCGCGTGCCCGCTTACTTGCACATTCCCCGAGGTTTAACGGAGCCCACGCCGGCGATTGTCGATCTGCATTCGCACGGCGGCATGTTCATGTTCGGCAAGGAAAAGGTGATCGACTTTGGGAAGAATCATCCCACCATGAAGATCTACCATGAAAAGAATTATGGCGGCAGGCCGACGGCGACGGAGCTTGTTAAACGTGGTTATGTGGTGATCACGATCGACGCCTTTATGTTTGGCGAACGGCGCTATGACGCGGGAGTAGATCACTTTCATGGGGATCGTGCGAAGATGTCGCCCGAGGAAGTTACGGAGCTCAATCGCCAATGTCGTGGCAAGGAATCGACGCTCGCCAAGTCACTGATTTATGCCGGAACGTGTTGGCCGGGAATTATGGCCTGGGATGATATGCGCACGGTCGATTACTTGATAACACGGCCCGAAGTCGATCCTCGGAGGATTGGCTGTATGGGAGTTTCGCTCGGCGGTTGGCGAACAAACTTTCTTGCCGGCTTGGATGAACGGATCGCCGCGGCTTGCGTCGTGGGTTTCATGTCGACGGTGCATCCGATGTTGGAGCGGCATATCGACACACATTCATTTGCTCATTTCGTGCCTGGTCTGCATCAATGGCTCGACTTGCCCGACGTAGTGAGCATGCTCGCTCCAAAACCGCTCCTTGTGCAGCAATGCCGGCAGGATGGCTTGTTCCCGTTCGCAGGCATGGAAGCTGCCATCAAAAAAATATCGGCCGCCTATGAGAAGGCCGGCGTTAAGGAACGCTTTAGCGGTCGGTTTTATGACGTGCCGCATGAATTTAATGTCGCCATGCAGGATGAAGCCATTAAATGGTTTGACGAGCAGCTGAAAAAATAA
- a CDS encoding YebC/PmpR family DNA-binding transcriptional regulator: protein MGRDFENRKHSIMKTAGQKSKVYSKYGKQLYVAAKNGVPDPDANPVLRALVEKAKRDQVPAHVIEKAIEKAKGVGGENFVTARYEGFGPGNSMVIVDCLTDNNNRTITDVRNAFTKTDSKMGGSVTMWFDHLAIFAFKGEEEPVLETLIAADVNVEEIENKDGNLTVFVPAAEFYKAKTAILAAFPDTKFEAQEISYLPQTSKTLEGDDLAMFEKFLSMLNDSDDVQDVYHNIDLPR from the coding sequence ATGGGACGAGATTTCGAAAATCGCAAGCATTCGATCATGAAGACCGCGGGCCAAAAGTCCAAGGTCTACTCCAAGTATGGCAAGCAGCTGTATGTGGCCGCCAAAAACGGCGTCCCCGATCCCGATGCGAACCCCGTGCTGCGGGCTCTGGTCGAAAAAGCCAAGCGCGATCAAGTGCCGGCTCACGTCATCGAGAAGGCCATCGAAAAAGCGAAGGGGGTGGGTGGCGAAAACTTCGTCACAGCCCGCTACGAGGGCTTTGGCCCTGGCAACTCAATGGTCATCGTTGATTGCTTGACCGACAACAATAACCGCACCATCACCGACGTCCGCAACGCCTTCACGAAGACCGATTCGAAGATGGGTGGCTCGGTCACCATGTGGTTCGATCACCTGGCGATCTTTGCCTTCAAGGGTGAAGAAGAGCCGGTTCTCGAGACTCTCATCGCTGCTGACGTGAATGTGGAAGAAATCGAGAACAAAGACGGGAATCTGACGGTCTTTGTTCCGGCCGCGGAGTTCTATAAGGCGAAGACCGCTATTCTCGCCGCGTTTCCAGACACAAAGTTTGAAGCTCAGGAAATCTCCTACCTGCCGCAAACCAGCAAGACGCTCGAAGGAGACGATCTGGCGATGTTCGAGAAGTTTTTGAGCATGCTCAACGACTCGGACGACGTGCAGGACGTCTACCACAACATCGACCTGCCACGCTAA
- the purN gene encoding phosphoribosylglycinamide formyltransferase: MSPETTPLPIAVWISGGGTTLRNLIERKKSEDLPIDIRLVISSSPSAKGLQYAADEKIPALVIEKKKGIASSDYEQQMFEPCRAAGVRYVVMAGFLKHVTIPADFENRVINIHPSLIPAFCGQGMYGLKVHQAAIDYGAKISGCTVHFVDNHYDHGPIVGQWPVPVRDEDTAESLQARVFATECEAYPAVLRALATGEICVSGRRIGWRR, translated from the coding sequence ATGTCTCCAGAAACAACGCCGCTGCCGATTGCTGTTTGGATTTCCGGCGGCGGAACCACGCTGCGCAATCTGATCGAGCGAAAAAAAAGCGAAGACCTGCCGATCGATATTCGGCTGGTGATCAGCAGCAGCCCGAGCGCCAAAGGCTTGCAATACGCAGCCGATGAAAAGATCCCGGCGCTGGTGATCGAAAAGAAAAAGGGAATCGCTTCGAGCGATTACGAACAGCAGATGTTCGAGCCCTGCCGGGCCGCCGGCGTGCGGTACGTGGTGATGGCGGGCTTTCTCAAGCACGTGACCATTCCCGCCGATTTTGAAAACCGCGTCATCAACATTCATCCGTCACTGATCCCGGCCTTTTGCGGCCAGGGCATGTACGGCTTGAAAGTGCACCAGGCCGCGATCGACTACGGCGCGAAGATTAGCGGCTGCACGGTGCACTTCGTCGACAATCACTACGACCACGGCCCGATTGTTGGACAATGGCCTGTTCCCGTGCGCGACGAAGATACAGCGGAGTCGCTGCAGGCGCGCGTCTTTGCGACGGAGTGCGAAGCCTATCCAGCTGTGCTGCGAGCGCTGGCGACGGGCGAAATTTGCGTTTCGGGCCGTCGCATCGGTTGGCGGCGTTAG
- a CDS encoding inorganic diphosphatase: MTHPWHDIVPGSHLPSEFTSVIEIPRGSNVKYELDKATGLLKLDRILYSSVHYPANYGFIPQTLAEDDDPLDVLVLCQEPVSPMTLVYSRVIGLMTMIDSGKKDHKLLAVALDDPEYNGYKEASELPAHRLNLIRRFFQDYKLLEGKTVEVDDLQPAEFAKPIILEALERYSDQRRKGFPVYRRG, from the coding sequence ATGACCCACCCTTGGCATGATATTGTCCCCGGTTCGCATCTCCCGAGCGAGTTCACCTCCGTCATCGAGATCCCCCGCGGCAGCAATGTGAAGTATGAGCTCGACAAGGCCACCGGCCTGCTCAAGCTCGACCGCATCCTGTATTCGTCGGTGCATTACCCGGCCAATTACGGTTTCATTCCGCAAACGCTGGCCGAAGACGACGATCCGCTCGACGTGCTCGTCCTTTGCCAAGAACCGGTCAGCCCGATGACGCTCGTCTATTCGCGCGTGATCGGACTCATGACGATGATCGACAGCGGCAAGAAGGATCACAAGCTGCTCGCCGTCGCGCTCGATGATCCGGAATACAACGGCTACAAAGAAGCCAGCGAACTGCCAGCCCATCGGCTGAATCTCATTCGCCGTTTCTTTCAGGATTACAAACTGCTGGAAGGAAAGACCGTCGAGGTCGACGACCTGCAGCCAGCCGAGTTCGCCAAGCCGATCATTCTGGAAGCGCTCGAGCGCTACAGCGATCAGCGGCGCAAGGGCTTTCCTGTCTATCGCCGCGGTTGA
- a CDS encoding nucleotide sugar dehydrogenase produces MTDRHSSLHSAIESRTAQIGVIGLGYVGLPLVRTFVQAGFRCIGFDLDSRKVAKLAAGESYIGHLPDSWIKEMVSAGKFAATSDMSRLAEADAILICVPTPLTDSRDPDLSYVENTARQIAKSLRPGQLIVLESTTYPGTTRQIVLPILEAAGLKLGSDFFLAYSPEREDPGNPNFSTQRIPKVVGGADPLSGELANLLYSQAVVQTVPVENCEIAEACKILENVYRAVNIAMVNELKILFDRLNIDIWSVIAAAKTKPFGFQPFYPGPGLGGHCIPIDPFYLSWLARKHESPARFIELAGEINWEMPRYVVQKVSDALNDAAKPLRGSRVGILGVAYKKDVDDPRESPAFRIIEMLEDRGVVITYHDPHVPVLPKMRHYRVPDLQSSALTPEWLAAQDAVLIVTDHTAVDYSLVVKHSAVVIDTRNAARGTNVRRA; encoded by the coding sequence ATGACCGATCGACATTCCTCGTTGCACTCCGCGATTGAGTCCCGCACCGCCCAGATAGGTGTGATTGGCCTCGGTTACGTCGGCTTGCCGCTCGTCCGCACCTTTGTGCAAGCTGGTTTTCGCTGCATCGGCTTCGATCTCGACAGCCGCAAGGTCGCGAAACTCGCCGCGGGCGAAAGCTACATCGGCCACTTGCCCGATTCTTGGATCAAGGAGATGGTCAGCGCCGGCAAGTTCGCCGCCACCAGCGACATGTCGCGTCTAGCCGAGGCCGACGCCATTCTGATTTGCGTGCCGACGCCGCTGACCGACAGCCGCGACCCCGACTTGAGTTACGTCGAAAACACCGCGCGGCAAATCGCCAAGTCGCTGCGGCCTGGGCAACTCATCGTTCTGGAAAGCACGACCTACCCCGGCACGACGCGGCAGATTGTGCTCCCCATTTTGGAAGCAGCTGGACTAAAACTCGGCAGCGACTTTTTTCTGGCCTACAGTCCCGAGCGCGAAGATCCCGGCAATCCAAATTTTTCGACACAGCGCATTCCAAAGGTTGTCGGCGGTGCTGACCCGCTCAGCGGCGAGCTTGCGAACTTGCTCTATTCCCAAGCCGTCGTGCAAACCGTTCCGGTCGAGAATTGCGAAATCGCCGAAGCCTGCAAGATTTTGGAAAACGTCTATCGCGCGGTGAATATCGCGATGGTCAACGAACTAAAAATTCTCTTCGATCGACTCAACATCGACATCTGGTCGGTGATCGCCGCGGCCAAGACCAAGCCATTCGGTTTTCAGCCGTTCTATCCGGGTCCCGGCCTCGGCGGACATTGCATTCCGATCGATCCGTTTTATTTAAGCTGGCTGGCCCGCAAACACGAAAGCCCCGCGCGCTTCATCGAACTCGCCGGCGAAATCAATTGGGAAATGCCGCGCTACGTTGTGCAAAAAGTCAGCGACGCGCTGAACGACGCCGCCAAGCCTCTCCGCGGCAGCCGTGTTGGCATCTTAGGCGTCGCCTACAAGAAAGATGTCGACGATCCGCGCGAAAGTCCCGCCTTCCGCATTATCGAAATGCTCGAAGACCGCGGCGTGGTCATCACCTACCACGATCCACACGTCCCAGTCCTCCCCAAGATGCGTCACTACCGCGTGCCTGATCTGCAAAGTTCCGCACTCACGCCGGAATGGCTCGCCGCGCAAGATGCAGTGCTGATCGTGACCGATCATACGGCCGTAGACTACTCGCTCGTCGTCAAACACTCGGCAGTTGTGATCGATACTCGCAATGCAGCGCGCGGCACCAATGTGCGGCGCGCTTAG
- a CDS encoding beta strand repeat-containing protein, giving the protein MYLKNDSGGTLTIGTVNGISGISSTSTSTIVGINTADDLAVNQSIGSASVSLFHVGFASTDGSVSQAAAGTIHATALTIIAESNIQLDQLNSVTVFQAHTDAEGAIEFNNDSSSLQVASASLRNVGSVTGITSDDADTTVELTNTGSIVLNYAMQQTGGGRLGAVALTSVNGDISQSYSNPSIQGKIEADALSVQAQANITLDTSSNNVLTVAMDNDAAGDIKFKNDSGATLVIGEVGTLSGITSDVAATTVSVTTAGYLTVKESIQTASGGALASVSLTATTGDVGQDSGTLISGTTVALTAGVNIGLDGKLSVGVGDATLTADGAVILRGELELTLTAANDYSAVDVIADSVDLSASDLTITGAYVPTVGDTFAIVTSTNRIGTFVDLEDNEEFLLNAEKLRINYYTTDVTLSAIGEPPVVDPAGPFSIPEYSAIAAAVGTVTATDPDLNSTFTWSITAGNTGGAFAINNAGQITVADASGLVFTTNPTFTLTVEVSDGFNTDTGTVTINLTNVADYDFGDAPATYGVAQHYEGDDGSGPLLGTRDFETASQPNATATGDDANGTDDEDGVTFSSTTLQPRVKTNITLNATAAGIVDAWIDFNRNGVFDVAEKIANGLTVTPGLNTLTVAIPDDAVTGTTYARFRISTDGSTLPTGLANDGEVEDYQLTIQNFAQGTAVLIDDADNPGPTNPDVLVITGRDNVNDAIVVRVTSPGMITVYMNPGIGAIGTFSLASISRMVIAGRSGNDSIVVESTTAKPINTPTTIYGDAGNDTISGGSGPDTIIGGDGTDVMAGNAGDDIFIGGAGNDTISGGAGFDRIVEQPGGANISSTTVRVGTSADAYTQIERIELTGTSGFDYFVFNNLAVNVLIDGAGGSDAVAYTGDGNFVLTDSLLTRTSGSTTSTVTMTGIASATLTGGAANNKFTVSGWTRALAVNGGAGTDTIEDVGSDNYTLTPTQLQRPAKPTVQLNAIENAILTSVAGAVDSKFTIDNWAGTATLTAGAGTDTLAVTDNATTMTLNNTTLTRAGRGAISFNGFEAAELTGGAGANVINASAYAGKLQIDGKGGNDTLTSGSGTAILFGGDGNDTLIAGSGPAVLVGGNGNDTLKVGGTPPGGANAGHAILIGGAGVDNLTGGAGQDLLIDSSTDFDSIAADLANLLAHWTGAGTYAARTSQLAMDLDGALNPDGVSDTLNGGAGALDFFFASLSGTATVKDKLPDLNKPGAEIAITNV; this is encoded by the coding sequence GTGTACCTGAAGAACGACTCGGGCGGTACGTTGACGATTGGCACGGTCAACGGGATCTCCGGAATTAGCTCAACTTCGACCAGTACGATCGTCGGGATCAATACGGCCGACGATCTCGCTGTGAACCAATCGATTGGGTCCGCGAGCGTTTCGCTGTTTCATGTTGGATTTGCTTCGACCGACGGCAGCGTGTCGCAAGCCGCCGCGGGCACGATTCACGCTACTGCGCTCACCATTATCGCTGAATCCAATATCCAACTGGATCAGTTGAACAGCGTGACCGTGTTTCAAGCTCACACCGATGCGGAAGGTGCGATTGAATTCAATAACGACTCGTCATCGCTCCAGGTCGCGTCGGCCTCGCTTCGCAATGTCGGCTCGGTCACCGGCATCACTTCGGATGATGCGGATACGACCGTCGAACTTACGAACACCGGCAGTATCGTCCTGAACTATGCCATGCAACAGACTGGCGGCGGACGACTCGGCGCGGTTGCGTTGACCTCCGTCAATGGAGATATCTCGCAGTCATACTCCAACCCCAGCATTCAAGGCAAAATCGAAGCTGACGCGCTGAGCGTGCAAGCGCAAGCGAACATCACGCTCGACACGAGCTCCAACAATGTCTTGACAGTTGCGATGGATAACGATGCTGCCGGGGACATCAAGTTCAAGAATGACTCTGGCGCGACGCTCGTCATTGGCGAAGTCGGCACGCTGAGCGGCATCACCTCCGATGTCGCTGCCACGACCGTATCGGTGACGACTGCCGGTTACCTTACGGTGAAAGAGTCGATCCAAACAGCCAGTGGTGGCGCGTTGGCGTCGGTATCGTTAACGGCGACAACTGGAGACGTCGGGCAAGATTCCGGCACGCTGATTAGCGGTACGACTGTCGCGTTAACGGCCGGTGTCAACATTGGGCTCGATGGCAAGCTAAGTGTCGGCGTCGGAGATGCAACCCTCACCGCCGACGGCGCGGTCATCTTGCGTGGAGAGCTTGAACTGACGCTTACCGCAGCTAACGACTACAGCGCAGTGGATGTGATCGCCGATTCGGTCGATCTGTCGGCATCCGACCTGACGATTACGGGCGCATACGTACCAACCGTGGGCGACACCTTCGCGATCGTAACGTCGACGAATCGCATCGGAACCTTCGTCGACCTGGAGGACAATGAAGAGTTCCTGCTGAACGCCGAAAAGCTGCGGATCAACTACTACACCACCGACGTGACTCTATCGGCGATTGGCGAGCCCCCAGTCGTTGATCCGGCAGGCCCGTTTTCGATTCCGGAATACAGCGCGATTGCAGCTGCTGTTGGCACCGTCACGGCGACAGATCCCGATCTGAATTCAACCTTCACCTGGTCGATCACGGCAGGTAACACCGGCGGTGCTTTTGCGATCAACAATGCCGGCCAGATCACGGTTGCGGATGCGAGCGGACTCGTGTTCACTACCAACCCGACGTTCACGCTGACGGTGGAAGTCAGCGATGGCTTCAATACCGACACCGGGACGGTGACGATTAACCTCACGAACGTTGCAGACTATGACTTTGGCGATGCTCCCGCCACTTATGGCGTGGCGCAGCACTATGAAGGTGACGACGGCAGCGGACCGCTGCTCGGAACACGTGATTTCGAAACCGCGAGCCAGCCGAATGCCACCGCGACCGGTGATGACGCCAACGGCACTGATGATGAAGACGGCGTGACGTTTAGCTCGACCACTCTGCAGCCGCGAGTGAAGACCAACATCACCCTCAACGCGACGGCGGCGGGCATTGTCGACGCTTGGATCGACTTCAATCGCAACGGCGTGTTCGACGTTGCCGAGAAGATCGCCAATGGTTTGACAGTCACGCCCGGGTTGAACACACTCACTGTGGCCATTCCCGATGATGCAGTCACGGGCACGACCTACGCTCGCTTCCGCATCAGCACCGATGGTTCCACGCTGCCGACTGGTCTAGCCAACGATGGCGAGGTGGAAGACTATCAACTCACGATCCAGAATTTCGCCCAAGGGACGGCGGTGCTGATCGACGATGCCGACAATCCCGGCCCGACCAACCCCGATGTGCTCGTGATCACGGGGCGCGATAACGTCAACGATGCGATCGTGGTCCGTGTTACGTCGCCGGGCATGATCACGGTCTACATGAATCCGGGTATTGGCGCAATCGGCACCTTCTCGCTGGCGTCGATCAGCCGCATGGTGATCGCGGGGCGGTCGGGCAACGACTCGATCGTCGTGGAATCGACCACGGCTAAGCCGATCAATACTCCGACGACCATCTATGGTGATGCCGGCAACGATACGATCTCTGGCGGCAGCGGCCCAGACACGATCATCGGCGGCGATGGTACCGACGTAATGGCGGGTAACGCCGGCGACGATATTTTCATCGGCGGCGCGGGGAACGACACCATCTCCGGCGGAGCAGGCTTCGACAGAATCGTCGAACAGCCGGGCGGCGCGAATATTTCGAGCACTACCGTGCGGGTCGGTACGTCCGCCGATGCCTACACGCAGATCGAACGGATCGAGCTCACGGGCACCTCGGGGTTCGACTATTTCGTATTCAACAACCTGGCAGTCAATGTGCTGATCGATGGTGCAGGTGGCAGCGATGCCGTGGCGTACACGGGCGACGGCAACTTTGTGCTGACGGATTCGCTCCTCACGCGCACCTCGGGCTCGACGACCTCCACGGTGACGATGACCGGCATTGCCAGCGCGACCCTGACTGGTGGCGCCGCGAACAACAAGTTCACGGTGAGTGGCTGGACGCGGGCCCTGGCGGTGAACGGCGGCGCTGGCACCGACACGATCGAAGATGTCGGCAGCGACAACTACACGCTCACCCCGACGCAGTTGCAGCGCCCTGCCAAGCCGACGGTGCAGCTCAATGCGATTGAAAATGCAATCCTGACTTCCGTTGCGGGAGCAGTAGATAGCAAATTCACGATCGATAACTGGGCCGGAACTGCGACCCTGACGGCTGGCGCGGGGACCGACACATTGGCTGTGACGGACAACGCCACCACGATGACGCTGAATAACACGACTCTAACGCGAGCTGGGCGCGGCGCGATCTCGTTCAACGGTTTTGAAGCCGCGGAACTGACGGGAGGAGCCGGCGCCAACGTGATCAACGCCTCGGCCTACGCCGGCAAACTGCAAATCGACGGCAAGGGTGGCAACGACACGCTGACCAGCGGCTCCGGCACTGCGATTCTGTTTGGTGGTGACGGAAACGACACGTTGATCGCCGGCAGCGGCCCTGCCGTTCTCGTCGGTGGTAATGGCAACGACACGCTGAAAGTTGGCGGCACTCCACCAGGCGGCGCTAACGCTGGCCACGCGATCTTGATTGGTGGCGCTGGCGTCGACAATCTCACCGGCGGCGCGGGGCAGGATCTGCTCATCGACAGTTCGACCGACTTCGACTCGATCGCCGCCGATCTAGCCAACCTGTTGGCTCACTGGACGGGAGCCGGAACGTATGCGGCCCGGACATCGCAACTGGCCATGGATCTCGACGGCGCACTCAATCCCGATGGCGTGTCGGACACGCTAAACGGCGGTGCTGGGGCTCTCGATTTCTTCTTCGCCAGCCTCTCGGGCACCGCTACGGTTAAGGACAAGCTCCCGGACCTCAACAAACCAGGCGCGGAAATCGCAATCACTAACGTTTAA